One genomic window of Anoplolepis gracilipes chromosome 5, ASM4749672v1, whole genome shotgun sequence includes the following:
- the Rpii215 gene encoding DNA-directed RNA polymerase II subunit RPB1: MATSDSKAPLRTVKRVQFGILSPDEIRRMSVTDGGIRFPETMEGGRPKLGGLMDPRQGVIDRNSRCQTCAGNMTECPGHFGHIDLAKPVFHVGFITKTIKILRCVCFYCSKLLVSPHNPKIKEIVMKTKGQPRKRLAFVYDLCKSKSICEGGDEMDINKENTENQPQMDRKPGHGGCGRYQPNLRRSGLDVTAEWKHVNEDSQEKKMVLSAERAWEILKHIKDEESFILGMDPKFARPDWMIITVLPVPPLSVRPAVIMYGSAKNQDDLTHKLADIIKSNNELLRNEQSGAAAHVILENIKMLQFHVATLVDNDMPGMPRAMQKSGKPLKAIKARLKGKEGRIRGNLMGKRVDFSARTVITPDPNLRIDQVGVPRSIAQNLTFPEIVTPFNIDKMQVLVRRGNSQYPGAKYIVRDNGERIDLRFHPKSSDLHLQCGYRVERHIRDGDLVIFNRQPTLHKMSMMGHRVKVLPWSTFRMNLSCTSPYNADFDGDEMNLHVPQSMETRAEVENIHVTPRQIITPQANKPVMGIVQDTLTAVRKMTKRDVFIEKEQMMNLLMFLPSWDGKMPQPCILKPKPLWTGKQLFSLIIPGNVNMIRTHSTHPDEEDDGPYKWISPGDTKVMVEHGELVMGILCKKTLGTSAGSLLHICMLELGHDVCGRFYGNIQTVINNWLLLEGHSIGIGDTIADPQTYLEIQKAIKKAKEDVIEVIQKAHNMELEPTPGNTLRQTFENQVNRILNDARDKTGGSAKKSLTEYNNLKAMVVSGSKGSNINISQVIACVGQQNVEGKRIPFGFRKRTLPHFIKDDYGPESRGFVENSYLAGLTPSEFYFHAMGGREGLIDTAVKTAETGYIQRRLIKAMESVMVHYDGTVRNSVGQLIQLRYGEDGLCGETVEFQNLPTIKVSNKAFEKKFKFDPTNERYLRRIFNEDIVREMMGSGEVISELEREWEQLNKDRAVLREIFPSGESKVVLPCNLQRMIWNVQKIFHINKRAPTDLSPMRVIQGVKDLLDKCIIVAGDDRLSKQANENATLLFQCLVRSTLCTKCVSEEFRLSSEAFEWLIGEIETRFQQAQVSPGEMVGALAAQSLGEPATQMTLNTFHFAGVSSKNVTLGVPRLKEIINISKKPKAPSLTVFLTGAAARDAEKAKNVLCRLEHTTLKKVTANTAIYYDPDPQNTVIAEDQEFVNVYYEMPDFDPTKISPWLLRIELDRKRMTDKKLTMEQIAEKINAGFGDDLNCIFNDDNAEKLVLRIRIMNSDENKFQDNGDEDTPVDKMEDDMFLRCIEANMLSDMTLQGIEAIGKVYMHLPQTDSKKRIVITETGEFKAIAEWLLETDGTSLMKVLSERDVDPVRTFSNDICEIFQVLGIEAVRKSVEKEMNAVLQFYGLYVNYRHLALLCDVMTAKGHLMAITRHGINRQDTGALMRCSFEETVDVLLDAASHAEVDPMRGVSENIIMGQLPRIGTGCFDLLLDAEKCKSGIEIPMAVGAGMGTAGMFFGSVTGMSNSMSPQMTPWMGATPGYGASSMSPALSSGMTPGGACFSPSGASDASGLSPAYSAYSPQPGSPGSPGPSMSPFPMSPAGAASPSYSPTSPAYLPTSPSMTPSSPNYSPTSPTYSPTSPNYSPTSPSYSPTSPSYSPTSPSYSPTSPSYSPTSPSYSPTSPSYSPTSPSYSPTSPSYSPTSPSYSPTSPSYSPTSPSYSPTSPSYSPTSPSYSPTSPSYSPTSPSYSPTSPSYSPSSPNYTPASPSYSPTSPSYSPSSPQYSPASPSYSPSSPKYSPTSPSYSPTSPSFAGTSPQYTPASPTYSPTSPTYSPTSPSYSPSSPQHTASGSTRYSPSSPNYSPSSPTYSPTSPQYSPSSTKYSPTSPTYTPTSPSYSPTSPTYSPPVPGYSPTSPTYSPASPAYETDE, translated from the exons ATGGCTACGTCCGACTCCAAAGCGCCTTTGCGGACAGTGAAACGTGTACAATTTGGCATCCTTTCGCCGGATGAGATA CGTCGTATGTCAGTCACAGATGGCGGCATACGGTTTCCAGAAACTATGGAAGGTGGCCGCCCTAAACTGGGCGGTCTCATGGATCCAAGACAAGGTGTCATTGACAGAAATTCTAGATGTCAGACATGTGCTGGTAATATGACAGAGTGCCCTGGCCATTTTGGTCATATAGATCTCGCAAAACCAGTATTTCATGTGggatttattacaaaaactaTAAAGATATTGAGATGCGTGTGTTTTTACTGCTCCAAACTGCTCGTCAGCCCT CATAATccaaaaatcaaagaaattgtTATGAAGACCAAGGGACAACCACGGAAGCGACTTGCATTTGTTTATGATTTATGCAAAAGCAAGAGCATCTGCGAAGGTGGAGACGAAATGGACATTAACAAAGAAAACACAGAAAATCAACCACAGATGGATAGAAAACCTGGTCATGGTGGTTGCGGTAGATATCAACCTAATCTTAGACGATCTGGTTTAGACGTCACCGCAGAATGGAAGCACGTAAATGAAGACtcacaagaaaaaaagatggtACTCTCAGCTGAGAGAGCGTGGGAAATTTTGAAACACATCAAAGATGAAGAATCCTTTATCTTGGGCATGGATCCGAAATTTGCTCGACCAGATTGGATGATAATTACGGTATTACCAGTGCCACCGTTATCTGTTAGACCTGCAGTCATCATGTACGGTTCCGCCAAAAATCAGGACGATCTGACGCACAAACTGGCAGACATTATCAAATCGAACAACGAGCTGCTGCGAAACGAACAGTCGGGTGCAGCGGCACATGTAATCCTAGAGAACATAAAGATGTTACAATTTCATGTGGCAACACTCGTTGACAACGATATGCCTGGCATGCCCCGAGCGATGCAAAAGTCGGGCAAACCACTCAAAGCGATTAAAGCCCGTTTAAAGGGAAAAGAGGGCAGAATTCGAGGAAATTTGATGGGTAAACGTGTGGACTTTTCCGCGCGTACCGTCATCACGCCCGATCCCAACTTGCGCATCGATCAAGTTGGCGTGCCGCGCAGCATAGCACAAAATTTGACATTCCCCGAGATCGTGACGCCATTCAACATCGATAAGATGCAAGTATTAGTTAGACGCGGCAATTCGCAGTATCCTGGCGCGAAGTACATAGTTCGCGACAATGGCGAAAGGATTGATCTGCGTTTTCACCCCAAATCTTCAGATCTGCATCTCCAATGCGGCTATCGGGTGGAGCGACATATCCGCGACGGTGATCTTGTCATCTTCAATCGTCAGCCGACTCTGCATAAAATGTCAATGATGGGTCATCGCGTCAAAGTACTACCGTGGAGTACGTTCCGCATGAATCTGAGCTGTACATCGCCTTACAACGCGGATTTTGACGGCGACGAGATGAATTTGCACGTGCCACAATCGATGGAGACTCGTGCGGAGGTTGAAAATATTCATGTAACGCCACGACAAATTATCACGCCGCAGGCGAACAAGCCGGTTATGGGTATCGTGCAGGATACTTTGACAGCTGTAAGAAAGATGACGAAGCGCGATGTGTTTATCGAAAAGGAGCAAATGATGAATCTGCTCATGTTCTTACCCAGCTGGGACGGCAAGATGCCGCAACCGTGTATCCTGAAACCGAAACCACTGTGGACCGGCAAACAATTGTTCTCCCTCATCATTCCAGGAAACGTGAACATGATACGAACGCACAGCACCCATCCCGATGAAGAGGACGACGGTCCGTACAAATGGATCTCACCAGGTGACACAAAGGTAATGGTGGAACATGGGGAGCTGGTAATGGGTATCCTCTGTAAGAAAACTCTGGGTACGTCCGCCGGCTCTTTGCTTCACATTTGTATGCTCGAGTTGGGCCATGACGTGTGCGGACGCTTTTACGGCAACATTCAAACCGTCATTAATAACTGGTTGCTGTTAGAGGGTCATTCGATCGGTATCGGCGACACCATCGCCGATCCGCAGACATACCTGGAGATTCAGAAGGCTATCAAGAAAGCTAAAGAAGATGTAATAGAGGTAATTCAGAAAGCTCACAACATGGAATTGGAACCCACACCTGGCAACACGTTGCGTCAGACTTTCGAGAATCAGGTGAACAGAATTTTAAACGACGCTCGAGACAAGACTGGAGGTTCCGCTAAGAAATCTTTGACGGAATACAACAACTTGAAGGCTATGGTAGTATCTGGTTCAAAGGGTTCCAACATCAACATTTCTCAGGTTATTGCTTGTGTGGGTCAGCAGAACGTTGAGGGTAAACGAATACCCTTTGGTTTCCGTAAGCGGACACTTCCGCATTTCATCAAGGACGACTACGGACCCGAGTCCCGTGGTTTTGTTGAGAATTCGTATCTCGCCGGTCTCACGCCGTCGGAATTTTACTTTCACGCTATGGGTGGTCGTGAAGGTCTTATCGATACCGCCGTAAAGACAGCCGAGACTGGTTACATTCAGCGTCGTTTAATAAAGGCTATGGAGTCAGTGATGGTGCATTATGATGGAACCGTGCGTAATTCGGTCGGTCAATTGATCCAATTGCGTTACGGAGAAGATGGTCTCTGTGGCGAGACCGTCGAATTCCAAAATCTACCCACCATTAAAGTGAGCAATAAAGCCTTcgagaagaaatttaaattcgatCCGACCAACGAGCGATATCTACGACGCATATTCAACGAGGACATTGTACGAGAGATGATGGGCTCTGGCGAGGTGATCTCCGAGCTGGAAAGAGAATGGGAGCAGCTAAATAAGGATCGTGCTGTGCTACGGGAGATCTTTCCGAGCGGCGAATCTAAGGTTGTATTACCATGTAATCTACAGAGAATGATTTGGAATGTGCAAAAGATATTCCACATCAACAAGCGAGCACCGACCGATCTTAGTCCCATGAGAGTGATCCAAGGCGTAAAGGATCTTCTAGATAAATGTATCATCGTCGCAGGGGATGACAGACTCAGCAAACAGGCAAACGAGAACGCGACGTTACTATTTCAATGCTTGGTGAGGTCAACTTTATGTACGAAATGCGTCTCCGAGGAATTCAGGCTGTCCAGCGAAGCCTTCGAGTGGCTGATCGGAGAAATCGAAACTAGATTCCAACAGGCTCAAGTGTCGCCGGGCGAAATGGTGGGCGCGTTAGCGGCGCAGTCTCTCGGTGAACCCGCCACTCAGATGACCCTGAATACTTTCCATTTTGCTGGTGTATCATCAAAGAACGTCACCCTCGGTGTGCCGAGGTTgaaggaaattattaatattagtaagaAACCGAAAGCGCCCTCGCTCACGGTGTTCCTGACAGGCGCGGCTGCAAGAGACGCCGAAAAGGCGAAGAACGTACTCTGCCGACTGGAACATACGACGTTGAAAAAGGTGACGGCCAACACAGCGATATACTACGATCCGGATCCGCAAAACACGGTGATTGCGGAAGATCAGGAATTCGTCAACGTATACTACGAGATGCCCGACTTTGATCCTACCAAAATATCACCGTGGTTGCTGCGAATTGAATTGGATAGGAAGCGAATGACCGACAAGAAGCTGACGATGGAACAGATTGCAGAGAAGATTAACGCCGGCTTCGGCGACGATTTAAACTGCATTTTCAATGACGATAATGCCGAGAAACTGGTGCTGCGGATCCGAATAATGAACAGCGACGAAAACAAGTTCCAGGACAATGGAGACGAAGACACTCCAGTGGATAAGATGGAGGATGATATGTTCCTACGATGCATTGAGGCCAACATGCTTAGCGACATGACTCTACAG GGTATTGAAGCTATTGGCAAGGTTTATATGCATTTACCGCAAACGGACTCTAAAAAACGCATTGTTATCACGGAAACGGGCGAATTCAAGGCTATCGCAGAATGGCTTTTGGAAACTGACGGAACGAGTTTGATGAAAGTATTGAGCGAAAGAGATGTCGATCCGGTACGAACATTCAGCAACGATATTTGCGAAATATTTCAAGTTCTTGGCATTGAGGCTGTGCGAAAGTCTGTGGAAAAGGAGATGAATGCAGTGTTACAGTTCTACGGTCTTTATGTCAACTACCGACATCTCGCTTTACTTTGCGACGTCATGACGGCAAAGGGTCATCTTATGGCGATAACACGTCATGGAATTAACAGACAGGATACCGGCGCTCTTATGAG GTGTTCCTTTGAAGAAACGGTTGACGTATTACTTGACGCCGCATCTCACGCGGAAGTAGATCCAATGCGAGGAGTATCCGAAAACATTATAATGGGGCAACTTCCACGCATTGGAACAG gATGTTTTGATTTATTACTGGATGCTGAGAAATGCAAATCTGGCATCGAAATTCCTATGGCGGTTGGTGCAGGTATGGGAACGGCGGGAATGTTCTTTGGCAGCGTAACTGGTATGTCCAATAGTATGAGTCCTCAGATGACTCCTTGGATGGGAGCTACTCCTGGATATGGAGCATCAAGCATGTCTCCTG ccTTGAGCAGCGGTATGACCCCAGGAGGTGCGTGTTTCTCTCCGTCAGGCGCATCGGATGCATCAGGATTGTCACCTGCCTATTCCGCTTATTCACCACAACCAGGAAGTCCTGGTAGTCCGGGACCGAGCATGAGTCCGTTCCCGATGTCACCGGCAGGCGCGGCCTCGCCCAGTTACTCTCCAACATCGCCGGCGTATCTACCCACGTCTCCCAGCATGACACCATCAAGCCCGAACTACTCACCCACGAGCCCAACATACTCGCCAACCAGTCCGAACTATTCACCGACGTCACCAAGTTACTCGCCGACGAGTCCGAGCTATTCACCGACATCGCCAAGTTACTCGCCGACGAGTCCAAGCTATTCGCCCACGTCACCAAGTTATTCACCGACAAGCCCGAGCTATTCGCCCACGTCACCGAGCTATTCACCAACGAGCCCAAGCTATTCACCCACATCGCCGAGCTATTCACCGACTTCGCCAAGTTACTCGCCCACGAGCCCAAGCTATTCGCCTACGAGTCCAAGTTACTCACCGACAAGTCCAAGTTATTCACCTACGAGTCCAAGTTACTCGCCCACAAGTCCGAGTTACTCGCCGACTTCGCCAAGTTATTCACCGAGCTCTCCCAATTATACACCTGCCTCACCTTCGTACTCGCCCACCTCGCCCAGTTATTCACCGAGCTCACCGCAGTACTCGCCTGCGAGTCCAAGTTATTCGCCCAGCAGTCCCAAGTACTCTCCAACGAGCCCGAGTTACTCGCCTACCTCACCGTCATTCGCCGGCACATCGCCGCAGTACACACCGGCGAGTCCTACGTACTCGCCAACCAGTCCGACATACTCTCCTACGAGTCCGTCGTATTCGCCAAGCTCGCCGCAACACACTGCATCTGGCAGCACGCGCTATTCGCCCAGCAGTCCAAACTATTCACCTAGCAGTCCAACATATTCGCCGACGAGTCCACAATATTCACCATCAAGCACCAAGTATTCACCTACAAGTCCCACTTATACGCCTACAAGCCCAAGTTATTCACCAACGAGTCCGACATACTCGCCACCGGTACCAGGATACTCGCCTACGAGTCCCACGTACTCACCGGCATCACCCGCTTACGAAACAGACGAATAA
- the Kdelr gene encoding ER lumen protein-retaining receptor codes for MNIFRLLGDLSHLLAIIVLLLKIWKTRSCAGISGKSQILFAIVYTTRYLDLFTTFISAYNTFMKIVFIVASLATVFLMYVKFKATYDHNHDTFRIEFLVLPALVLALLINHELSFVEVLWTFSIYLESVAILPQLFLVSKTGEAESITSHYLFALGSYRGLYLFNWVYRYYAEDHYDLIAIVAGLVQTVLYCDFFYLYITKVLKGKKLQLPA; via the exons ATGAATATATTCCGGCTACTGGGCGATCTATCGCATCTCCTAGCCATTATCGTACTTCTTCTCAAGATATGGAAGACGCGGAGTTGCGCCG GTATCAGTGGCAAGTCGCAGATCCTCTTCGCAATTGTTTACACCACCCGTTATCTAGACTTGTTCACCACATTCATATCGGCATACAATACATTCATGAAGATTGTTTTCATCGTCGCGTCCCTTGCTACGGTCTTTCTGATGTACGTCAAGTTTAAAGCCACATACGATCATAATCATGATACGTTCAG GATCGAATTCCTGGTTTTACCCGCGCTTGTACTGGCGCTACTGATCAATCACGAGCTGTCTTTCGTGGAGGTCCTGTGGACATTCAGCATTTATTTAGAATCAGTAGCGATATTACcacaattatttttggtaTCAAAAACTGGGGAGGCAGAGAGTATCACCAGTCATTATCTGTTCGCATTGGGCTCTTATAGAGGCTTGTATTTATTCAACTGGGTCTACCGTTACTACGCTGAGGATCATTACGACTTGATTGCCATAGTCGCAGGATTGGTGCAGACAGTTCTCTATTGTGACTTTTTCTACCTCTACATTACCAAAGTACTGAAGGGCAAGAAGCTGCAACTACCTGCTTAG
- the Dnapol-gamma35 gene encoding DNA polymerase subunit gamma-2 produces the protein MSLEAVLRAISPHFLNLSERVFAYGPQGKLLVKNLEEHWFAHCVTMPQHNVFPCDAIADTLQFLRSNSMDDSLPFALATLATMSKSTWNETLLSAKMSSHRIAKINMMVDAAESKNLLHKKQRERKVWWRKLAQCPSRFVLTEARKAKNLDVMEIEAQFPFGNITVETITYYPGIHKLYPQTESKDNAADVHMIEHVASLDWGCLALLCDSYMLDKSTSAYIHPKLSPYKTTFHIEKQVNESDVEDLNRFVLYLNNMLRAKGISTILTNTEQIIEMCLIPFVVSVNKTSLKNGIVHVKNRSTTLKEAVHISDLIKYIILRSC, from the exons ATGAGTCTGGAAGCTGTATTGAGGGCCATCAGCCCGCACTTTCTCAATCTGTCAGAGCGGGTTTTCGCCTACGGTCCTCAGGGCAAACTGCTAGTCAAGAACCTCGAGGAGCACTGGTTCGCACATTGCGTTACGATGCCGCAACACAACGTGTTCCCGTGCGATGCCATTGCGGACACGTTGCAGTTCCTGCGGAGCAACTCGATGGACGACTCGCTGCCCTTTGCACTTGCCACGCTCGCGACCATGTCCAAGAGCACGTGGAACGAGACCCTGTTGTCAGCTAAAATGTCGTCCCATAGAATCGCTAAGATCAACATGATGGTTGATGCGGCCGAGTCAAAGAATCTGTTGCACAAGAAACAACGAGAACGTAAGGTTTGGTGGCGCAAGCTCGCCCAGTGTCCCTCGAGATTCGTACTCACCGAGGCGAGGAAGGCGAAAAATCTTGACGTAATGGAGATAGAGGCGCAATTCCCCTTTGGAAATATTACCGTAGAGACGATTACTTATTATCCTGgcatacataaattatatcctCAG aCTGAAAGTAAGGATAATGCTGCGGACGTGCATATGATCGAGCATGTCGCTTCCTTGGATTGGGGCTGTCTGGCGTTACTCTGCGATAGTTACATGTTGGATAAATCAACTAGCGCATATATTCATCCCAAGTTGTCTCCGTATAAAACCACGTTCCACATAGAGAAACAGGTCAATGAGAGTGATGTAGAAGACTTAAATCGCTTTGTGCTATACTTAAACAATATGCTTAGGGCAAAGGGGATATCTACTATATTAACTAATACAGAACAAATCATAGAAATGTGCCTAATACCGTTTGTCGTGTCAGTGAATAAGACTAGTCTTAAGAATGGCATTGTTCACGTAAAGAATCGCTCAACGACTCTTAAAGAAGCGGTTCACATTTCCGATttgataaagtatataattctaCGTTCTTGTTGA
- the Gatc gene encoding glutamyl-tRNA(Gln) amidotransferase subunit C, mitochondrial, whose translation MDALRQARRLFDKSVIIPLHPIVSSKNYRSSMVHARQQQQQQQVVKNDRSCDDKRPVIDEATIKRLERLALVGFEYEQSKRILEEAIAFAERLRTARINDTVRPMYSTLENEHIHLRDDVARGNVDRHEILKNAAVLEEEYFVAPLATSKSESG comes from the coding sequence ATGGACGCGTTACGTCAGGCACGCAGGCTCTTTGACAAAAGTGTCATAATTCCTCTACATCCGATTGTATCTTCCAAGAACTACCGCTCTTCGATGGTACATGCGagacaacaacaacaacaacaacaagtGGTGAAAAACGACCGATCGTGTGACGACAAGAGGCCGGTGATCGACGAGGCGACCATCAAAAGGCTCGAGAGACTCGCGCTGGTCGGCTTCGAGTACGAGCAGAGTAAACGGATCCTGGAGGAGGCGATAGCTTTCGCCGAGCGACTGCGAACGGCACGCATCAACGACACGGTGCGTCCGATGTACAGCACCCTGGAGAACGAGCATATTCACCTGCGGGACGACGTGGCACGAGGCAACGTCGATCGGCACGAGATACTGAAGAACGCCGCGGTACTGGAAGAGGAGTACTTTGTCGCGCCTCTGGCGACGAGCAAATCGGAATCCGGATGA